The genomic DNA GCACTTATGGATTTAGGTAGCTATAGAGGCTTAAGACACAGAAAAGGTCTTCCTGTTCGCGGTCAAAAAACAAAGACTAACGCAAGAACAAGAAAAGGCAGACGTAAAACTGTCGGCGCGGCTACAAAGTAAGGATAGAAAATGGCAAAAAGAAAAGTAATTAAGAAAAAAATCGTTAGAAAAAATATAGCAAAAGGTATCGTTTATATCTCTGCTACATTCAACAACACAATGGTTACAGTGACTGATGAAATGGGAAATGCTATAGCATGGAGCAGTGCCGGCGGTCTTGGCTTTAAAGGTAGTAAAAAATCTACTCCTTACGCAGCTCAACAAGCAGTTGAAGACGCTATGAATAAAGCAAAAGAGCATGGTATCAAAGAAGTTGGTATCAAAGTTCAAGGACCAGGAAGCGGTAGAGAAACAGCAGTTAAGAGTATTGGCGGAGTTGAGGGTATTAAGGTATTGTATCTAAAAGATATAACTCCACTTGCTCACAACGGTTGTAGACCACCAAAACGCCGCCGCGTGTAATGTTAGATAGAATTTAGGAGAATTATAATGGCAAGATATAGAGGACCAGTTGAAAAATTAGAAAGACGCCTAGGTGTATCTCTTGCACTAAAAGGTGAAAGAAGACTAGCTGGTAAAAGCGCGTTAGATAAAAGACCATACGCACCCGGTCAACACGGACAAAGAAAAACAAAAATTAGCGAATATGGTTTACAATTAAGAGAAAAACAAAAAGCTAAATTTATGTACGGCGTTAGCGAAAAACAATTCAGAAGATTGTTTTCTGAAGCTGCTAGAAGAGAGGGCAACACCGGAGCTCTTCTTATAGGTCTTTTAGAGCAAAGACTTGATAACGTAGTTTATAGAATGGGATTTGCTACAACTAGAAGATTCGCAAGACAACTTGTAACTCACGGACATATTTTAGTAAATGGTAAAAAGGTTGATATCCCTTCATATAGAGTTACTGCCGGAGAGAAAATCGAAGTCGCAGAAAAAAGTAAAACTAATCCACAGATCGTAAGAGCAATAGAACTTACAAATCAAACTGGTATAGTTGCTTGGGTTGATGTAGAAAAAGATAAAAAATATGGAATTTTCACAAGGATTCCAGAACGTGAAGAAGTGGTCATTCCAGTTGAGGAAAGATATATAGTAGAGCTTTACTCAAAATAGTAGGAGGCGATTATGAAAAAAATTACAACATCAGCTTATATGCCAACTGAGATTGAGGTTGTTAATGTGAGTGAGAATGTAGCTAAGATTATAGCATATCCGTTTGAGACAGGCTACGCTGTAACTTTGGCTCATCCGCTTCGCCGATTACTTTATACTAGCACGGTTGGATTTGCTCCGACTGCTGTTAAGATAGATGGCGTAGCTCATGAATTTGATAGTATGCGCGGTATGCTTGAAGATGTTACGCTATTTATTATAAATTTAAAAAACTTACGTTTTAAGCTCAAAAATGACTCAAAACGTGAAGTCATAGAGTATAGCTTTAAAGGGCCAAAAGAGATAACCGGAATTGATTTAAACAATGATATAGTTGAGATTGTAAATCCGGATTCTTACCTTGCTACCATAAACGAAGATGCTGAGCTTAAGTTTAGCCTTATAGTAGAAAAAGGTATTGGATATGTGCCTAGCGAAGAGATCAGGGATTATATAGATAGCGAGTATATAGCGCTTGATGCTTTCTTTACTCCTGTTAAAAAAGCGGTTTATGAGATAGAAAATGTTTTGGTTGAAGACAATCCAGACTATGAAAAGATCGTTTTAACAGTGACAACAGATGGTCAAGTAAGTCCTATAGAAGCGTTTAAACACTCAATAGAGGCTATGTACAAGCAGATGTCTATATTTAATAATGTTCTAAATATAGATGTAAATATGGCATTAACTTCAAGTCAAAACTCAAATGAGCATTCAAAATTGCTTGAAAGCGTTGAGAATTTAAATTTAAGTGCTAGAAGTTTTAACTGTCTTGACAAAGCCGATATACGCTATATAGGCGAGCTTGCTCTTATGGAAGAGAGTGAGTTGAAAGATCTCAAAAATTTAGGTAAAAAATCTCTTGATGAGATAAAAGCTGTAATGGCAGAAATCGGCTATCCGTTTGGTGAAAATACATTAGGTGATAGTAAAGAAGCGCTCAGAAAAAAGATATCTGAGTTAAAATCATAAGAAGCGAAGGAATATATAATGAGACATAATCACGGATATAGAAAACTAGGACGCACTAGCTCTCACCGTGCAGCTTTGCTTAAAAACCTTACGATAGCTATCGTTAAGGCTGGTAAGATAGAAACAACGTTACCAAAAGCAAAAGAGCTAAGAGGCTATGTAGAAAAACTTATAACAAGAGCTAGAAAGGGTGATTTTAACGCCCATAAATTTGTTTTTGCACATTTGCAAGACAAAGAAGCTACAAATATGCTTGTTACTGAAATAGCCCCAAAATATGCTACAAGAAACGGCGGATACACTCGTA from Campylobacter fetus subsp. fetus includes the following:
- the rpsK gene encoding 30S ribosomal protein S11, with the translated sequence MAKRKVIKKKIVRKNIAKGIVYISATFNNTMVTVTDEMGNAIAWSSAGGLGFKGSKKSTPYAAQQAVEDAMNKAKEHGIKEVGIKVQGPGSGRETAVKSIGGVEGIKVLYLKDITPLAHNGCRPPKRRRV
- the rpsD gene encoding 30S ribosomal protein S4, giving the protein MARYRGPVEKLERRLGVSLALKGERRLAGKSALDKRPYAPGQHGQRKTKISEYGLQLREKQKAKFMYGVSEKQFRRLFSEAARREGNTGALLIGLLEQRLDNVVYRMGFATTRRFARQLVTHGHILVNGKKVDIPSYRVTAGEKIEVAEKSKTNPQIVRAIELTNQTGIVAWVDVEKDKKYGIFTRIPEREEVVIPVEERYIVELYSK
- a CDS encoding DNA-directed RNA polymerase subunit alpha — translated: MKKITTSAYMPTEIEVVNVSENVAKIIAYPFETGYAVTLAHPLRRLLYTSTVGFAPTAVKIDGVAHEFDSMRGMLEDVTLFIINLKNLRFKLKNDSKREVIEYSFKGPKEITGIDLNNDIVEIVNPDSYLATINEDAELKFSLIVEKGIGYVPSEEIRDYIDSEYIALDAFFTPVKKAVYEIENVLVEDNPDYEKIVLTVTTDGQVSPIEAFKHSIEAMYKQMSIFNNVLNIDVNMALTSSQNSNEHSKLLESVENLNLSARSFNCLDKADIRYIGELALMEESELKDLKNLGKKSLDEIKAVMAEIGYPFGENTLGDSKEALRKKISELKS
- the rplQ gene encoding 50S ribosomal protein L17 encodes the protein MRHNHGYRKLGRTSSHRAALLKNLTIAIVKAGKIETTLPKAKELRGYVEKLITRARKGDFNAHKFVFAHLQDKEATNMLVTEIAPKYATRNGGYTRIIKTRVRKGDAAEMAYIELVAQ